A portion of the Chondrinema litorale genome contains these proteins:
- a CDS encoding PAS domain-containing protein, translating to MSETSNTQAKSYRNLLIFVLAFHALLATGWIVYDNYNNYVENPDQIGLSSLVASATGIVLVIIIWVLLSGAEKDVKQVSQNSTEPEEENQDELSTPQDDQQELTKTTESSLLVYDSPTDFINNVKFKINASEVAIWQYNAENSSLTLKLGESSVQEIEYPDSNILLEKFNESTLIDINDSEYSSLKDISAFSENSFLIAPLKSEGEYTGMLTVSKELQSWSEWEKDYLLRATPFAQLFLKYYLVSEKLEVVEKGSQSTQYLQDYPDFAVATIEVNQPFHKDELTTEEAFKILEDSAVIKKNNGYAEFFDDKALFEILGLDVFRSFLSNDFELKNEKLALGTYSGEENFLFSLKGITSYARLEQIHFIAVRYTEIQNEKNIYSELIEKSSDIFLTLDNEFHIQFLNKSAEDLFGIKSGDSSNLNMLSFLPEENYDTFKNALIDCSENDKRNYLKEIPFRNKQYQTELFDCVIYKLPATYKNSIALELRIIEERLAMEDEFEKKENFLSDILNITDEVITIVDKEGKILYESENMNKQFGYNQAERQGGYGFDYIAPEFTQKVHEDFTKVKDFPSFQGNRVVRFLSKQGVWENIILKQVNLVENPFVQGIVLKFAKTDATQEIVREKNERNEVLEELLNHSPRVYIMLDTEFNIVFINDTIKDMYGLDANTLIGNSFYEYVHPNEMQAIKSNIQFVQANPRELLNATFYFKNDKAIWRKSDSTINALQKKNEISGYLIQLEDVTDVANKETDFEFRAKFYNSMLSSLNNIVIFTDFSANIKYANPVTKQLLGYQLRGNLKDRLHSTSHTNLINALEDVENDISLTKEVSIMIIDKEGNWRKAEVCVKNAKSYSNFKGAILEIIFSVNDGKAEETKNGVHQDISISEKAALTWLNQHTTEGVALFKRDGSIFYKNKQLENLLNTSIVNSQSIKNAVKLEERDNLLSLFNKIAESEEQYVEGNFFLQDLSTQKSLRFKFTNLLDEMYVNAIELTVVENEEEQELESEEDTYSSSENTFIETQKEFEAENVFVAPIETIQEVETESAEDLVSDNTALEIEQKTEEEIPKQEFEETVSETTNIEEEEILEQNPIFEYKDEVITPTKPTPIDGDPEFIDVNDILENSIKKFESEFVGDTVIRKEFKTDNWIVSPRTFIEDIFNNIFDFLASSSSNSGQIMVTAQKADNFSFFTISENFSENSLRKVADNFKTGELPDSAIKNLYDLNVILESHNGKIKIQSETDKGISINVQLPGKIGVSF from the coding sequence ATGTCTGAAACCTCAAACACTCAAGCAAAATCATATCGTAATCTACTGATTTTTGTTTTAGCATTCCATGCGTTACTGGCTACCGGATGGATAGTCTACGATAATTATAACAATTATGTAGAAAATCCAGATCAAATCGGATTAAGTTCTTTAGTAGCCTCAGCAACAGGAATTGTATTGGTTATTATTATTTGGGTTTTACTTAGTGGTGCTGAAAAAGATGTAAAACAGGTTAGTCAGAATTCAACTGAACCGGAAGAAGAAAATCAAGATGAATTAAGTACTCCACAAGATGATCAACAAGAGCTTACTAAAACAACTGAATCTTCTCTGCTTGTTTATGATTCTCCTACCGATTTTATAAATAATGTAAAGTTTAAAATAAATGCCTCAGAAGTAGCTATTTGGCAGTATAATGCTGAAAATAGTAGCTTGACCCTAAAATTAGGAGAATCTTCTGTTCAAGAAATTGAGTATCCAGATTCTAATATATTACTTGAAAAATTTAATGAATCTACACTTATAGATATAAATGATTCAGAGTATAGTTCATTAAAAGATATTTCTGCCTTTAGTGAAAACTCATTTTTAATAGCACCTTTAAAAAGTGAGGGCGAATATACAGGTATGCTTACTGTGAGTAAAGAGTTACAGAGTTGGTCTGAGTGGGAAAAAGATTATTTGCTAAGAGCAACACCATTTGCACAGCTTTTTCTTAAATATTATTTAGTATCAGAAAAGCTTGAAGTTGTAGAAAAGGGTAGTCAAAGTACGCAGTATTTACAAGATTATCCAGATTTTGCTGTAGCAACTATAGAAGTAAACCAGCCATTTCATAAAGACGAGCTTACTACCGAAGAAGCTTTTAAAATTTTAGAGGATTCTGCTGTAATTAAAAAGAATAATGGTTATGCTGAATTTTTCGATGATAAGGCATTATTTGAAATATTAGGATTAGATGTTTTTCGTAGTTTTTTGAGTAATGATTTTGAGCTGAAAAATGAGAAACTTGCTTTAGGTACCTATTCAGGAGAAGAAAATTTCTTATTTAGTTTAAAGGGAATAACAAGTTACGCACGTCTTGAGCAAATTCATTTTATTGCTGTTAGATATACAGAGATCCAAAACGAAAAAAACATCTACTCGGAACTTATTGAAAAATCTTCTGATATTTTCCTTACCCTAGATAATGAGTTCCATATCCAGTTTTTAAATAAAAGTGCAGAAGATTTATTTGGAATAAAATCAGGAGATAGTAGTAACCTGAATATGCTATCATTCTTACCCGAAGAGAATTATGATACTTTTAAAAATGCATTAATTGATTGTTCTGAAAATGACAAAAGGAATTATTTAAAGGAAATTCCTTTCAGAAATAAGCAATATCAAACTGAATTATTTGACTGTGTTATTTATAAACTTCCGGCAACATATAAAAATAGCATTGCTCTTGAACTAAGAATTATTGAAGAGCGACTGGCTATGGAAGATGAGTTTGAGAAGAAGGAAAACTTTCTTTCAGACATATTGAATATCACAGATGAGGTAATAACAATAGTTGACAAAGAAGGTAAGATTCTTTACGAAAGTGAGAATATGAATAAACAGTTTGGTTATAACCAAGCTGAAAGACAAGGTGGGTATGGTTTCGACTATATTGCGCCTGAATTTACCCAAAAAGTTCACGAAGATTTTACTAAAGTAAAAGACTTCCCAAGTTTTCAAGGCAATAGAGTAGTTCGCTTTTTAAGTAAGCAAGGAGTTTGGGAAAACATTATTTTAAAACAGGTAAATCTTGTAGAAAATCCATTTGTACAAGGTATTGTACTCAAGTTTGCCAAAACAGATGCAACTCAGGAAATTGTTCGTGAAAAAAATGAACGTAATGAGGTGCTAGAAGAGCTGCTCAATCATTCCCCGAGAGTATATATTATGCTCGATACAGAATTTAACATTGTATTTATAAATGATACAATTAAAGATATGTATGGGTTAGATGCTAATACTTTAATTGGCAATAGCTTTTATGAGTATGTGCACCCGAATGAAATGCAGGCAATTAAAAGTAATATTCAATTTGTTCAGGCTAATCCGAGAGAATTATTAAATGCCACATTCTACTTTAAAAATGATAAAGCTATTTGGCGTAAGTCAGATAGTACAATTAATGCCCTGCAAAAAAAGAATGAAATCAGTGGATACTTAATTCAGTTAGAAGATGTAACAGATGTAGCAAATAAAGAGACTGACTTTGAATTTAGAGCTAAGTTTTACAATTCAATGCTTAGTAGTTTAAACAATATTGTCATTTTTACAGATTTTTCAGCAAATATTAAATATGCCAATCCGGTAACTAAGCAATTACTCGGGTATCAGTTAAGAGGTAATTTAAAAGATAGATTGCACTCTACATCTCATACAAATTTGATTAATGCACTTGAAGATGTGGAAAATGATATTTCTTTAACAAAAGAAGTATCAATTATGATAATTGATAAAGAAGGAAATTGGAGAAAAGCAGAAGTTTGTGTGAAAAATGCGAAGAGTTATTCCAACTTTAAAGGAGCTATTTTAGAAATTATTTTTTCAGTAAATGATGGAAAAGCCGAAGAAACGAAAAATGGTGTTCATCAAGATATTTCAATTTCTGAAAAGGCAGCACTTACTTGGTTAAATCAACATACGACAGAAGGCGTTGCGCTCTTTAAAAGAGATGGAAGCATTTTTTATAAAAATAAGCAGTTAGAAAACTTACTCAATACATCAATAGTAAATAGTCAGTCTATTAAAAATGCAGTAAAGCTAGAAGAAAGAGATAATCTACTTTCACTATTTAATAAAATCGCTGAATCTGAAGAGCAGTATGTTGAAGGCAATTTCTTTCTACAAGATTTATCAACACAAAAATCATTAAGATTTAAGTTTACTAATTTATTAGACGAGATGTATGTAAATGCCATTGAACTAACAGTGGTAGAAAATGAAGAAGAGCAAGAATTAGAGAGCGAAGAAGATACCTATTCAAGTAGTGAGAATACTTTTATAGAGACCCAGAAAGAGTTTGAAGCAGAAAATGTTTTTGTTGCTCCAATAGAAACAATACAAGAAGTTGAAACTGAGAGTGCAGAAGATTTAGTGAGTGATAATACTGCTCTAGAAATAGAGCAAAAAACTGAGGAGGAAATCCCTAAGCAAGAGTTTGAAGAAACTGTCTCGGAAACAACGAATATAGAAGAAGAAGAAATTCTAGAGCAAAATCCAATTTTTGAATATAAAGATGAAGTAATTACTCCTACTAAGCCAACACCAATTGACGGAGACCCAGAGTTTATTGATGTAAATGACATTCTTGAAAATAGTATTAAAAAGTTCGAGAGTGAGTTTGTTGGAGATACAGTAATTAGAAAGGAGTTTAAAACAGATAACTGGATTGTTTCGCCAAGAACTTTTATAGAAGATATCTTTAATAATATTTTTGATTTTTTAGCATCATCATCAAGCAACTCAGGACAAATAATGGTTACTGCACAAAAAGCAGATAACTTCTCTTTTTTCACCATTAGCGAAAACTTTTCTGAAAATTCTCTTAGAAAAGTAGCAGATAATTTTAAAACTGGAGAATTACCAGACAGTGCTATTAAGAATTTATACGATCTTAATGTAATTTTGGAAAGTCATAACGGTAAAATTAAAATCCAGTCGGAAACAGATAAAGGTATTTCTATCAATGTGCAACTACCAGGCAAGATAGGAGTAAGCTTTTGA
- the dxs gene encoding 1-deoxy-D-xylulose-5-phosphate synthase, which translates to MLIEPGELLKNIKSPEDLKKIDAAQLYKVCEELRQYIIDNVSVFGGHFGASLGVVEMTVALHYVFNTPYDQLVWDVGHQAYGHKILTGRMDKFHSNRRYEGISGFPRRAESEYDAFGVGHSSTSISAALGMAIGSKLKGEMDRQHIAVIGDGAMTAGLAFEGMNHAGVSDTNLIIVLNDNCMAIDPNVGALKDYLTDITTSQIYNKFKDDAWKLFGKIEKLAPGAREIVQRIDHLIKSTLLNHSNLFEALNLRYFGPVDGHDINHMVSVLTDLKNIPGPKLLHCITTKGKGYSPAEKDQTKWHAPGKFDKITGEIKKKIYDKPQAPKYQDVFGNTIVELARKNEKIVGITPAMPSGSSMNIMMKAMPERAFDVGIAEQHAVTVSAGLATQGLVPFCNIYSTFMQRAFDQVIHDVCLQNLHVVFCLDRAGFAGADGATHHGAYDLAYMRCVPNMVIAAPMNEVELRNLMYTAQLPRKGAFTIRYPRGQGMMPDWQTPFKEIEVGTGRKIKDGKDVALLTVGHVGNYALEVAEKLELRGIDVAHYDMRFVKPLDEEMLHEVFSKFNKVITIEDGCLQGGFGSAVLEFMADHNYNDTQVKRLGIPDEVIEQGEQIELQHYSGFSPEGIEKTIMEMVNILQYK; encoded by the coding sequence ATGCTGATTGAGCCGGGAGAACTACTAAAGAATATTAAGAGTCCTGAAGACCTTAAGAAAATTGACGCAGCCCAACTTTATAAAGTTTGTGAAGAACTAAGACAATACATTATAGATAATGTATCTGTTTTCGGAGGGCATTTTGGTGCAAGTTTGGGTGTAGTAGAAATGACAGTAGCTTTACACTACGTATTTAATACTCCTTATGATCAATTAGTTTGGGATGTAGGTCACCAAGCTTATGGCCATAAAATCCTTACAGGCAGAATGGATAAGTTCCATTCTAACCGTAGATACGAAGGTATTTCTGGTTTCCCTAGAAGAGCTGAAAGTGAATACGATGCTTTTGGTGTTGGACACTCTTCTACTTCGATCTCTGCAGCTTTGGGTATGGCAATTGGCTCTAAGTTAAAGGGCGAAATGGACAGGCAACACATTGCAGTAATTGGTGATGGAGCAATGACAGCCGGTTTAGCTTTCGAAGGAATGAATCATGCTGGCGTTTCTGATACTAATCTGATAATTGTACTTAATGATAACTGTATGGCAATTGACCCGAATGTGGGTGCATTGAAAGACTATCTTACAGATATCACTACTTCTCAGATATATAACAAATTTAAAGATGATGCTTGGAAGCTTTTTGGTAAAATTGAAAAACTAGCTCCAGGTGCCAGAGAAATTGTTCAAAGAATAGATCATTTAATAAAATCAACTTTATTAAATCATAGTAATTTATTTGAAGCGCTTAACCTTAGATATTTCGGGCCAGTAGATGGTCATGATATCAACCACATGGTGAGTGTACTTACAGATTTAAAAAATATTCCTGGTCCTAAGTTGTTGCACTGCATCACTACTAAAGGTAAAGGCTACTCACCTGCGGAAAAAGATCAAACTAAATGGCATGCTCCAGGTAAATTTGATAAGATAACAGGTGAAATAAAAAAGAAAATTTACGACAAACCACAGGCTCCAAAATATCAAGATGTATTTGGCAATACTATCGTAGAGTTGGCTAGAAAGAATGAAAAGATTGTTGGTATTACTCCGGCAATGCCTTCTGGCTCTTCTATGAATATTATGATGAAAGCCATGCCTGAGCGTGCTTTTGATGTGGGTATTGCAGAGCAGCATGCAGTAACAGTTTCTGCTGGTTTAGCTACTCAAGGTTTAGTGCCTTTCTGTAACATATATTCTACCTTTATGCAAAGAGCATTCGATCAGGTAATACATGATGTTTGTTTACAGAATTTACATGTGGTTTTCTGTTTAGATAGAGCAGGATTTGCCGGTGCAGATGGTGCAACTCACCACGGAGCTTATGACTTAGCATATATGCGTTGTGTGCCAAACATGGTAATAGCAGCTCCAATGAACGAAGTAGAGTTACGTAACCTAATGTATACAGCTCAATTGCCAAGAAAAGGAGCCTTTACTATTAGATACCCGAGAGGCCAAGGAATGATGCCAGACTGGCAAACACCGTTTAAAGAGATTGAAGTTGGAACTGGTAGAAAGATTAAAGATGGTAAAGATGTAGCCTTACTTACTGTTGGCCATGTGGGTAATTACGCTTTAGAGGTAGCTGAAAAACTCGAACTAAGAGGAATTGATGTTGCTCATTATGATATGAGATTTGTAAAACCTCTCGATGAAGAAATGTTACACGAAGTATTTAGCAAATTCAATAAAGTAATTACTATTGAAGATGGCTGTTTACAAGGTGGCTTTGGTAGTGCTGTGTTAGAGTTTATGGCAGATCATAATTACAACGACACGCAAGTTAAGAGACTAGGAATTCCTGATGAAGTAATCGAGCAAGGTGAGCAGATCGAATTACAACACTATTCAGGATTTAGTCCAGAAGGAATCGAAAAAACTATAATGGAAATGGTAAATATTTTACAATACAAATAG
- a CDS encoding ABC transporter ATP-binding protein, translated as MLEVTRLNKTYSKSESKALNNFSFKLNSKEVLGLIGESGAGKSTILKILAGVLEADSGTVSLNGIVLEKPSERLIPGYKEVQMVYQNFDLAPNFTVYENIRHPVLYSNQAYKKRRVAEVMELCDLTHLQDRFPSEISGGQQQRVALARALVSEPAVLLLDEPFSNLDKIRRNNYLKLIRNIASETEVSIVFVTHEANEALAVADKLIVLKSGNIIQQGYPNIIYHHPLNSYVAQFFGEMNIFPYEKFNKIFTGDSNEACSFFGIRPEHIYLHGAYPSLVQGEVKEVFFFGNYSYVLLDIGGGDTVYVHYNGEDFPKKGEIFHLNFDKTQVKYFWE; from the coding sequence ATGCTAGAAGTAACACGTCTTAATAAGACATATTCAAAGAGCGAGAGTAAAGCGTTAAATAATTTTTCATTTAAACTGAATAGCAAAGAGGTTTTAGGTTTAATAGGTGAAAGCGGTGCTGGTAAATCTACTATTCTTAAAATCTTGGCAGGAGTACTCGAAGCAGATTCAGGTACAGTATCTCTTAATGGAATTGTATTAGAAAAACCTTCTGAGAGATTAATTCCCGGTTATAAGGAAGTTCAAATGGTTTATCAGAATTTCGATTTGGCTCCCAACTTCACTGTTTATGAAAACATAAGGCATCCAGTTTTATATAGTAATCAAGCTTACAAAAAAAGAAGAGTTGCAGAAGTAATGGAACTCTGTGATCTTACCCATCTTCAAGATCGTTTCCCCTCTGAGATATCTGGTGGTCAGCAACAAAGAGTAGCTTTGGCAAGAGCTTTAGTAAGTGAGCCAGCAGTACTTTTGTTAGATGAGCCTTTTAGTAATCTAGATAAGATTAGAAGAAATAACTATCTCAAGCTAATAAGAAATATAGCTTCTGAGACAGAAGTTTCCATTGTTTTTGTTACACATGAAGCCAACGAAGCATTGGCAGTTGCAGACAAACTAATAGTTTTAAAATCGGGAAATATAATTCAACAAGGTTACCCGAATATTATTTACCATCATCCACTAAATAGTTATGTAGCCCAGTTTTTTGGTGAAATGAATATCTTCCCTTATGAGAAATTTAATAAGATATTTACCGGAGACAGTAATGAAGCTTGTAGCTTTTTTGGAATAAGACCAGAGCATATTTATTTGCATGGTGCTTATCCATCATTAGTACAAGGCGAGGTTAAAGAAGTGTTTTTCTTTGGAAACTACAGTTATGTATTATTAGATATTGGAGGTGGAGATACTGTCTACGTGCATTATAACGGGGAAGATTTTCCTAAAAAAGGAGAAATATTTCACTTAAATTTTGATAAGACCCAAGTGAAATATTTCTGGGAGTAA
- a CDS encoding ABC transporter ATP-binding protein, protein MKELAYLNKYLIKYKYRFVLGIIFITSSNAFAIFPAQMVRHAFNLVSDTIKVYPILNGTEIQSEFYSEFMYIIFFYGGLIVAMAFIRGFFLFLTRQTTIVMSRMIEYDLKNEIYEHYQSLPVSFYRRNNTGDLMARISEDVSRVRMYLGPGLMYGVNLIITFVLVISYMLSVNAKLTFYSLLPLPVLSLSIYYVNNLINKRSEEIQRSLSDMSTFVQEAFSGIRVIKAFAREKNSSEKFVKESLSYRDKSLKLTRVNALFFPLMLALIGLSIILTVYIGGMEVINGSITPGNIAEFIIYVNLLTWPVTSLGWVTSIIQRAAASQQRINQFLKIKNEIKSEKNLEAPIKGNISFDNVSFTYEDSGIQALKNINFSITEGKSLAILGTTGSGKSTIANLLCRLFDVENGKILIDGNNIKDYNITNLRSHIGYVPQDVFLFSDTIRENISFGSDNKSEEDIIAASKAADLYSNIQDFPEGFKTMVGERGITLSGGQKQRVSIARAIIRKPDILILDDCLSAVDTKTENAILNSMKEIMKDRTSIIISHRVSSAKLADEIILLDEGEIKESGNHEALITKNGIYKELYEKQLKSEEEIEL, encoded by the coding sequence TTGAAAGAACTCGCCTATCTCAATAAATATTTAATAAAATACAAATACCGGTTTGTTTTAGGTATCATATTTATCACTTCATCAAATGCTTTCGCCATTTTTCCAGCACAAATGGTAAGACATGCATTTAATTTGGTAAGTGATACTATAAAGGTCTATCCCATTTTAAATGGTACAGAAATTCAAAGTGAATTTTACAGCGAATTCATGTACATCATATTTTTCTATGGTGGACTAATAGTAGCAATGGCATTTATAAGAGGCTTCTTTTTGTTTCTTACAAGACAAACCACCATTGTAATGTCTAGAATGATAGAATATGATCTCAAAAATGAGATATACGAACATTACCAATCATTACCAGTAAGCTTTTATCGAAGAAATAATACAGGAGACTTAATGGCTCGTATTTCTGAGGATGTGAGTAGAGTAAGAATGTATTTAGGTCCTGGGTTAATGTATGGTGTAAACCTAATAATTACATTTGTTTTAGTAATTAGCTATATGCTTAGTGTAAATGCAAAGCTTACATTTTATTCATTACTACCATTACCAGTTCTTTCATTAAGTATTTATTATGTAAATAACCTCATTAATAAGAGGTCTGAAGAAATTCAAAGAAGCCTTTCTGATATGTCTACATTTGTGCAAGAAGCTTTTTCTGGTATAAGAGTAATAAAAGCTTTTGCTCGTGAAAAAAATTCGAGCGAAAAGTTTGTTAAAGAAAGCCTTTCGTACAGAGACAAATCTTTAAAGTTAACCAGAGTAAATGCTTTATTCTTCCCTTTAATGCTCGCACTTATAGGACTAAGTATAATACTTACTGTTTATATAGGTGGTATGGAAGTAATTAATGGTTCAATTACACCAGGGAACATTGCAGAGTTTATTATTTATGTAAACCTATTAACTTGGCCAGTTACCTCTTTGGGTTGGGTAACAAGTATTATACAAAGAGCTGCTGCTTCACAACAAAGAATAAATCAGTTCTTAAAAATTAAAAATGAGATTAAGTCTGAAAAGAACCTTGAAGCTCCAATTAAAGGAAATATTAGTTTTGATAATGTTTCTTTTACTTATGAAGATTCAGGAATACAGGCATTAAAAAATATTAATTTTAGTATTACAGAAGGTAAATCACTAGCAATTCTGGGCACCACAGGTTCAGGAAAAAGTACTATTGCCAACTTACTGTGCCGTTTGTTCGATGTAGAAAATGGTAAAATTCTAATTGATGGAAATAACATTAAAGATTATAACATCACTAATCTGAGAAGTCACATTGGTTATGTACCTCAAGATGTTTTCTTGTTTTCAGATACTATTAGAGAAAATATTTCTTTCGGCTCAGATAACAAGTCTGAAGAGGACATAATTGCTGCTTCCAAAGCTGCCGACTTATATAGTAATATACAGGATTTCCCAGAAGGATTTAAAACAATGGTAGGAGAGAGAGGTATCACTCTTTCTGGTGGACAAAAGCAACGAGTTTCAATTGCTAGAGCTATTATAAGAAAACCTGATATCCTGATTCTTGATGATTGCCTTTCTGCTGTTGATACAAAAACTGAAAATGCTATTTTAAACAGCATGAAAGAAATCATGAAAGACAGAACCAGTATTATTATTTCACATAGGGTTTCCTCTGCCAAATTAGCAGATGAAATTATTCTTTTAGATGAAGGTGAAATTAAAGAATCTGGCAATCATGAAGCTTTAATTACTAAAAATGGCATTTACAAAGAGCTATATGAAAAACAGCTTAAGAGCGAAGAAGAAATAGAACTTTAA
- a CDS encoding DUF2911 domain-containing protein, whose amino-acid sequence MQIFTLLSKFFCISALLVVSYCAHGQKNRPSPAKITEGNLDGAQVTINYSSPAVKGRTIWGELVPYNAIWRAGANEATTVSTNQPLKIFDKTLPAGTYSFFVKPLDEQKWIVIFNKDVEQWGAYKYDENNDIIRGEVNVEELADSAELLSYQLDSINNNISLIWEKKSIYIPVTNIGKDKQ is encoded by the coding sequence ATGCAAATTTTTACATTGTTAAGTAAATTTTTCTGTATTAGTGCATTACTTGTTGTTTCGTACTGCGCTCATGGTCAAAAAAACAGACCAAGTCCCGCAAAAATAACCGAAGGAAATTTAGATGGTGCACAAGTTACAATAAATTATAGTTCTCCGGCAGTAAAAGGTCGAACTATTTGGGGAGAACTTGTTCCCTATAATGCAATTTGGAGAGCAGGAGCCAACGAAGCTACCACCGTTAGCACCAATCAACCTCTTAAAATTTTCGATAAAACTTTACCAGCAGGTACTTATAGTTTTTTTGTAAAACCGTTAGACGAACAAAAATGGATTGTTATTTTTAACAAAGATGTAGAACAGTGGGGAGCTTATAAATATGATGAAAATAACGATATAATAAGGGGAGAGGTAAATGTTGAAGAACTAGCTGATAGCGCTGAACTTCTCAGTTATCAGCTAGACAGTATCAATAATAATATTTCTTTAATCTGGGAAAAGAAAAGCATTTATATACCGGTTACTAATATTGGAAAAGACAAACAGTAA
- a CDS encoding DUF3592 domain-containing protein: MKKIINLGIRVAIALIYIYGGFIFFKINYNDHQKIETLKASGISAEAVVKEMKMTDDGICPYAEFVTVSNHTGNVTGNSNSSYNVGDVVMVKYNPENLDEAAIESDLNSNTFNFNKSVFGSALFCAICFLVAVFTLFSKKFRFQV, encoded by the coding sequence TTGAAAAAGATAATTAACCTGGGAATAAGGGTAGCAATCGCCCTCATTTACATTTATGGTGGTTTTATATTTTTTAAGATCAATTATAATGACCATCAAAAAATAGAAACACTTAAAGCCAGTGGAATATCTGCAGAAGCAGTAGTAAAAGAAATGAAAATGACAGACGACGGTATATGCCCATATGCTGAGTTTGTTACAGTAAGTAATCACACTGGAAATGTTACTGGCAACAGCAATAGCTCTTATAATGTAGGAGATGTTGTTATGGTCAAGTACAATCCTGAAAACCTCGATGAGGCAGCCATTGAATCCGATCTAAATAGTAACACATTTAACTTTAACAAATCAGTTTTCGGAAGTGCACTATTTTGTGCAATATGCTTTCTGGTAGCTGTATTTACACTTTTCAGTAAGAAATTCAGATTTCAAGTCTGA
- a CDS encoding LysR family transcriptional regulator: MITLIQLEYVIAVDTYRHFAKAAQKCFVTQPTLSMQIKKLEEHLGIIIFDRSKQPVMPTDIGKEIIEQSRIILRESEKIPQIINSFENFVSGEVKIGITPTIGPYLIPKITGSFMKKYPGVSLYFKELVPDQLFDEIKKDLIDGGIIATPTKDDSLETRSLFYEEIMIYANPSHPFCNKESIDIKELENSNLLNIKGLKEEVLQLFTYQNQNELYRSEKKVLLKYESGSLEALKRMVDKEGGYTFLPELAINLIENEKKNQLIRFKSSTPLREIKMVSNKISAKSRLIDLLAKHIKNCLPPHLLQKERGQLIKT, from the coding sequence ATGATTACACTCATACAGTTAGAGTATGTGATTGCTGTTGATACTTACAGGCATTTTGCCAAAGCTGCTCAAAAGTGTTTTGTAACACAACCTACCTTGAGCATGCAGATTAAAAAGCTTGAAGAACATCTTGGTATTATTATTTTTGATCGCAGTAAGCAACCTGTTATGCCTACTGATATTGGAAAGGAAATAATTGAACAATCGAGAATTATCTTAAGAGAATCTGAGAAAATTCCGCAAATCATTAACTCTTTTGAAAACTTTGTAAGTGGCGAAGTTAAAATTGGAATTACTCCTACAATAGGCCCGTACCTTATACCAAAAATCACTGGGAGCTTTATGAAAAAGTATCCCGGAGTTAGCCTCTATTTTAAAGAATTGGTACCCGATCAACTCTTTGACGAAATTAAGAAAGATTTAATAGACGGTGGTATTATTGCAACTCCTACAAAAGATGACAGCTTAGAAACTCGCTCACTTTTTTATGAAGAAATAATGATTTATGCGAACCCTTCACATCCCTTTTGCAATAAAGAATCAATTGATATTAAAGAGCTGGAAAATAGTAATTTATTAAATATTAAAGGGCTTAAAGAAGAAGTGTTGCAACTATTTACCTACCAAAACCAAAACGAATTATATCGCTCTGAAAAGAAAGTTTTATTAAAATATGAAAGTGGTTCATTAGAAGCACTTAAAAGAATGGTAGACAAGGAGGGAGGCTATACTTTTTTACCAGAACTAGCAATTAACCTTATTGAGAATGAGAAAAAAAATCAGTTAATTCGATTTAAGAGTTCAACTCCGTTGCGAGAAATAAAAATGGTAAGCAATAAAATTTCAGCCAAAAGCAGATTGATTGATCTACTAGCCAAACATATTAAAAATTGCTTACCACCTCATTTATTACAAAAAGAAAGAGGACAATTAATTAAAACTTAA